A DNA window from Clavibacter sepedonicus contains the following coding sequences:
- a CDS encoding helix-turn-helix transcriptional regulator: protein MTEFASILRSWRERVQPADVGLPQGSHRRTAGLRREELAALAGVSVDYVVRLEQGRSVNPSPQMLGALARALRLSEDERDHLHRVAGVAPPGRGEVPRHIPPGVHRIIDRLGDVPMAVFTATHDMLLWNPLWAALNGDPSTRTGWDRNLVWTYFTQGHAGTDFDAAHEEEFARDLAADLRTAVGRYPADRSLARLVARLRAEVPEFERRWSEARVAEHRSSRKTVTSTPVGPITIDCDTLSVPGSDLRIVVYTAEPGSTDEARLDLLRVTGLQAMTTAPVEAAGT from the coding sequence ATGACCGAATTCGCGAGCATCCTCCGCTCCTGGCGCGAGCGCGTGCAGCCGGCGGACGTGGGCCTGCCCCAGGGATCCCACCGCCGCACCGCGGGCCTCCGCCGCGAGGAGCTCGCCGCGCTGGCGGGCGTGAGCGTCGACTACGTCGTGCGGCTCGAGCAGGGCCGCTCGGTGAACCCGTCGCCGCAGATGCTCGGCGCGCTCGCCCGCGCGCTGCGCCTCAGCGAGGACGAGCGCGACCACCTGCACCGGGTGGCGGGCGTCGCCCCGCCCGGACGCGGCGAGGTGCCGCGGCACATCCCGCCGGGCGTGCACCGCATCATCGACCGGCTGGGGGACGTGCCCATGGCGGTCTTCACGGCGACGCACGACATGCTCCTCTGGAATCCGCTGTGGGCCGCGCTCAACGGGGATCCGTCGACCCGCACCGGCTGGGATCGCAACCTCGTCTGGACCTACTTCACCCAGGGGCACGCGGGCACCGACTTCGACGCCGCGCACGAGGAGGAGTTCGCGCGCGACCTCGCCGCGGATCTCCGCACCGCCGTCGGTCGCTACCCGGCGGACCGTTCGCTCGCCCGGCTCGTGGCCCGGCTGCGTGCCGAGGTGCCCGAGTTCGAACGGCGCTGGAGCGAGGCGCGCGTCGCCGAGCACCGGTCGAGCCGCAAGACCGTCACGAGCACGCCGGTCGGCCCCATCACCATCGACTGCGACACCCTCTCGGTGCCTGGCAGCGACCTCCGCATCGTCGTCTACACGGCGGAGCCCGGCAGCACGGACGAGGCGCGGCTCGATCTGCTGCGGGTCACGGGGCTGCAGGCGATGACGACGGCGCCCGTGGAGGCGGCGGGCACCTGA
- a CDS encoding beta-xylosidase/alpha-l-arabinosidase has protein sequence MTGAESSQPVVVALPEVSERVRELHARMTLEEKLAQIVGYWVDQGGEVVAPMQGEMATTGRYEEATEHGLGHLTRVYGTRPVDPVERASWLWAEQRRLQKETRLGIPALVHEECLTGLAAWQAATFPTPLAWGASFDPGLVEEMAALIGGSMRELGVHQGLAPVLDVIRDARWGRVDECIAEDPYVVGTIGTAYAKGLQSAGIHATLKHFVGYSVSQSGRNHAPAHVGRRFVEDVLLPPFEMAVLDGGVRSVMNSYAEIDGAPVGATTEYLTDVLRGRWGFDGVVVSDYFSVAFLQVMHAVAGDRGEAAALALEAGIDVELPTGDAYLAPLAERIRAGLADESLVDRAVLRVLDEKEELGLLDATFEDPPMEIDLDTPAHRDVARRLAEESIVLLANDGTLPLAGGDRAAPGRIALIGPSADSAEALMGCYSFANHVLAHHPGTPLGFAIPTVAEALRAELPDAEVVFAHGADVEGDDRSGFDAAVEAARGSDLAVVVVGDRAGLFGRGTVGEGNDVESLELPGVQRELVEAVRATGTPVVVVLLTGRPYAVAWALEGDAAPAAVLQAFFPGEEGGSAIAGVLSGRVSPSGRLPVSLPRSAGAQPFSYLHPVLGGPSEVTSADPTPVLPFGHGLSYTTFERSDLRVDVAEVAAGESFTATVDVRNTGDRDGTDVVQLYARDVQGSVTRPVAQLLGYLRLDLAAGESARVTFRVPTTRLALTDLRYRRVVEPGAVELWVGPSSAVKETESAIAVVGSVHHVTIADERYVGTSVERVLADGEPHREVR, from the coding sequence GTGACCGGGGCGGAGTCCTCGCAGCCCGTCGTCGTCGCGCTCCCCGAGGTGTCGGAGCGCGTGCGCGAGCTGCACGCGCGCATGACCCTCGAGGAGAAGCTGGCGCAGATCGTCGGCTACTGGGTCGACCAGGGCGGCGAGGTCGTCGCGCCCATGCAGGGCGAGATGGCCACGACCGGCCGCTACGAGGAGGCGACCGAGCACGGCCTCGGGCACCTCACCCGCGTGTACGGCACCCGGCCCGTGGATCCGGTCGAGCGCGCGTCCTGGCTGTGGGCCGAGCAGCGCCGCCTCCAGAAGGAGACGCGGCTCGGGATCCCGGCGCTCGTGCACGAGGAGTGCCTCACCGGGCTCGCCGCGTGGCAGGCCGCGACCTTCCCCACGCCGCTCGCGTGGGGCGCCTCCTTCGACCCGGGCCTCGTGGAGGAGATGGCGGCGCTCATCGGCGGGTCCATGCGCGAGCTCGGCGTGCACCAGGGCCTCGCGCCCGTGCTCGACGTGATCCGCGACGCCCGCTGGGGCCGCGTCGACGAGTGCATCGCCGAGGACCCGTACGTGGTCGGCACCATCGGGACGGCGTACGCGAAGGGGCTGCAGTCGGCCGGGATCCACGCCACGCTCAAGCACTTCGTCGGCTACTCGGTCTCGCAGTCGGGGCGCAACCACGCGCCCGCGCATGTGGGCCGGCGCTTCGTGGAGGACGTGCTGCTGCCGCCCTTCGAGATGGCGGTGCTCGACGGCGGGGTGCGCTCGGTCATGAACTCGTACGCGGAGATCGACGGCGCGCCCGTCGGCGCCACGACGGAGTACCTCACCGACGTGCTCCGCGGGCGCTGGGGCTTCGACGGCGTCGTGGTCTCCGACTACTTCTCCGTCGCGTTCCTCCAGGTGATGCACGCCGTCGCGGGCGACCGCGGCGAGGCGGCGGCGCTGGCCCTCGAGGCAGGGATCGACGTGGAGCTGCCGACGGGTGACGCGTACCTCGCGCCGCTGGCGGAGCGGATCCGCGCCGGGCTCGCCGACGAGTCCCTCGTCGACCGGGCGGTGCTCCGCGTGCTCGACGAGAAGGAGGAGCTGGGGCTGCTCGACGCGACGTTCGAGGATCCGCCCATGGAGATCGACCTCGACACCCCGGCCCACCGGGACGTCGCGCGCCGCCTCGCGGAGGAGTCGATCGTGCTGCTGGCGAACGACGGCACGCTGCCGCTCGCGGGCGGCGACCGCGCGGCTCCCGGACGCATCGCGCTCATCGGCCCCAGCGCCGACAGCGCCGAGGCGCTCATGGGCTGCTACTCGTTCGCGAACCACGTGCTCGCGCACCACCCGGGCACACCGCTCGGATTCGCGATCCCGACCGTGGCCGAGGCGCTCCGCGCGGAGCTACCCGACGCGGAGGTCGTGTTCGCGCACGGCGCCGACGTCGAGGGCGACGACCGCTCCGGCTTCGACGCCGCGGTCGAGGCGGCACGCGGATCCGACCTCGCGGTCGTGGTCGTCGGCGACCGGGCGGGCCTGTTCGGCCGCGGCACGGTCGGCGAGGGCAACGACGTCGAGAGCCTCGAGCTCCCCGGCGTCCAGCGCGAGCTGGTCGAGGCCGTGCGCGCCACCGGGACCCCCGTGGTCGTGGTGCTGCTCACCGGCCGACCGTACGCGGTGGCCTGGGCGCTCGAGGGCGATGCGGCTCCGGCCGCCGTGCTGCAGGCGTTCTTCCCGGGCGAGGAGGGCGGATCCGCGATCGCGGGCGTCCTCTCCGGCCGGGTGTCGCCGTCGGGCCGGCTGCCCGTGTCGCTCCCGCGCTCCGCGGGCGCGCAGCCGTTCTCGTACCTTCACCCGGTCCTCGGCGGGCCTTCGGAGGTGACGAGCGCGGATCCCACGCCCGTCCTCCCGTTCGGGCACGGGCTCTCGTACACGACGTTCGAGCGCTCGGACCTGCGGGTCGATGTCGCGGAGGTGGCCGCGGGGGAGTCGTTCACGGCCACCGTCGACGTGCGCAACACGGGCGACCGGGACGGCACCGACGTCGTGCAGCTCTACGCGCGTGACGTGCAGGGCAGCGTCACCCGGCCCGTCGCGCAGCTGCTCGGCTACCTGCGTCTGGACCTGGCCGCGGGCGAGTCCGCGCGCGTCACGTTCCGCGTGCCCACCACCCGGCTCGCCCTCACCGACCTGCGGTACCGCCGCGTCGTCGAGCCGGGCGCGGTCGAGCTGTGGGTCGGGCCGTCGAGCGCCGTGAAGGAGACGGAATCCGCGATCGCGGTCGTCGGATCCGTGCACCATGTCACGATCGCGGACGAGCGGTACGTGGGCACGTCGGTGGAGCGCGTCCTTGCCGACGGCGAGCCGCACCGCGAGGTGCGCTGA
- a CDS encoding GNAT family N-acetyltransferase, translated as MPSARLAAPEDRTARLDLHRPTVADAAEVHAILSDPAVWTHYPSLRVTDPAQTDRFLRARVEGWERDGLGTWTVRERDARAVVGFGGCSIAHDAFWNLGYRFSPTVHGRGYATEMATRAIERAWIHRPELPVVAYLVAHNHASAAVAERAGLTLSHRGPDPGNPDPAVMRLVYADRALTDEERDATMR; from the coding sequence ATGCCGTCCGCCCGCCTCGCCGCCCCCGAGGACCGCACCGCCCGGCTCGACCTCCACCGGCCGACGGTCGCCGACGCCGCCGAGGTGCACGCGATCCTCTCCGACCCCGCCGTCTGGACCCACTACCCGTCGCTGCGCGTGACCGACCCCGCGCAGACCGACCGCTTCCTCCGCGCGCGGGTCGAGGGCTGGGAGCGCGACGGCCTCGGCACCTGGACCGTGCGGGAACGCGACGCCCGCGCGGTCGTCGGATTCGGCGGCTGCAGCATCGCGCACGACGCCTTCTGGAACCTCGGCTACCGCTTCTCGCCGACCGTGCACGGCCGCGGCTACGCGACCGAGATGGCGACGCGGGCGATCGAGCGGGCGTGGATCCACCGCCCAGAGCTGCCCGTGGTCGCGTACCTCGTGGCGCACAACCACGCGTCGGCGGCCGTGGCCGAGAGGGCGGGCCTCACGCTCTCGCACCGCGGGCCGGATCCGGGCAACCCCGATCCCGCCGTCATGCGCCTCGTCTACGCCGACCGGGCGCTCACCGACGAGGAGCGGGACGCGACGATGCGCTGA
- a CDS encoding SDR family NAD(P)-dependent oxidoreductase, whose protein sequence is MTTTLITGSNRSLGLETARRLIEAGHTVYAGMRDTADGDAARALGAHPVQLDVDDQASVDRALASLPALDVLVNNAGILGDSQGVDDLTPEAMLAVLQTNVVAVVRVTQAALPLLRESAAPVIVNVSSGVGWPRALAGYGTDESHVMTIPYATSKAALITATVQYAKNLPGFRVNATDPGYTATDFNGNTGHQTVTEGTDATVAMALVGPDGPTGEFHSRHGRIEY, encoded by the coding sequence ATGACCACCACGCTGATCACCGGATCCAACCGCAGCCTCGGCCTCGAGACCGCGCGCCGCCTCATCGAGGCCGGCCACACCGTCTACGCCGGCATGCGCGACACGGCCGACGGCGACGCCGCCCGCGCCCTCGGCGCCCACCCCGTGCAGCTCGACGTCGACGACCAGGCCTCCGTCGACCGCGCGCTCGCCTCGCTCCCGGCGCTCGACGTGCTCGTCAACAACGCCGGCATCCTCGGCGACTCGCAGGGCGTCGACGACCTCACCCCGGAGGCGATGCTGGCCGTGCTGCAGACGAACGTCGTCGCCGTGGTGCGCGTGACGCAGGCCGCGCTGCCGCTGCTCCGGGAGTCCGCCGCCCCCGTGATCGTGAACGTCTCCTCGGGCGTCGGCTGGCCGCGCGCCCTGGCTGGCTACGGCACCGACGAGAGCCACGTGATGACGATCCCGTACGCGACGTCGAAGGCCGCCCTCATCACCGCGACCGTGCAGTACGCGAAGAACCTGCCCGGCTTCCGGGTCAACGCCACCGACCCCGGCTACACGGCCACCGACTTCAACGGGAACACCGGCCACCAGACCGTGACCGAGGGCACCGACGCGACCGTCGCGATGGCGCTCGTGGGACCGGACGGGCCGACCGGCGAGTTCCACAGCCGGCACGGGCGCATCGAGTACTGA
- a CDS encoding polyketide cyclase, translating to MTWPALHITRSVDADVASVVAVAGDPARLPEWAAGVSSGIRLEGGRWLSDSPMGTVEIAFAGPRELGILDHDVTLPDGTVVRNPLRVLPNVDGSEVVFTLFRRPGMTDVALAEDAALVAEDLDRLAALVARG from the coding sequence GTGACCTGGCCCGCGCTGCACATCACCCGATCCGTCGACGCGGACGTGGCGTCCGTCGTGGCCGTAGCGGGCGACCCCGCGCGGCTGCCGGAGTGGGCGGCGGGCGTCAGCTCGGGGATCCGGCTCGAGGGCGGGCGCTGGCTGTCGGACTCACCGATGGGCACTGTCGAGATCGCGTTCGCGGGCCCGCGCGAGCTCGGGATCCTCGACCACGACGTGACGCTCCCCGACGGCACCGTCGTGCGCAACCCGCTGCGCGTCCTCCCGAACGTCGACGGCAGCGAGGTCGTGTTCACGCTCTTCCGCCGGCCGGGCATGACCGACGTCGCCCTCGCGGAGGACGCGGCGCTCGTCGCGGAGGACCTCGATCGGCTCGCGGCGTTGGTCGCCCGCGGCTGA